GTCGGTAATCGCCCAGAGGATGATTCCGATGACCGCCGCCGCCATCAGGTAGTAATCGCGCGGGTTGCTTTTCCAGTAGGCTTTCTTGTTGAAGTAGGACGCGGCGAAAATCAGCAACGGCAAAAACCCCGCTACAAACGATGTCCAGGAAATGCTCTCTACGCCTTGCGCGCGCTGCGCCACAAAGATGATCAGCGGGAAGATTCCCCACAGCAACCACGTAATGCGGTTGGGCTGGGCTTTGCCGACGACGGTGTCGTAGAGGTAATACAAGCCGCCGACCGAGCCGATGATCGCGCCGACAATCGCGAAGGATTCGGGAAGCATGGGTCAATCATGGCGACCCGGCGGGGAGTGTCAAGGACTTAACTGCGGCGGTCGTGGAATCGTCGGCGAACTCTTCCCTTGCGTACAATCGGCGAAAATCGCTTTCTTCATCCATGCAACCCATCAACCTGATTGGACCGCGCGTCATCGTACGCGACATGATCGCCGATGATATCCCGCTTTGGTACACCTGGTACTGGGAATCGAATCCGGAGATGACCACTTGTCGGCCGTTCACCAGGAAGCCAATCGAGCAGGTGGTCGAGCACGTCAAAGAACACTTCGAAAAGCGCGACGTCATTTTCCTGGCGGTGCGCCGGCGCAACGATGACGAATTCCTCGGCCGCCTGACGCTGTTCAATCTCAACGAGCGCAATCACTCGATCGAAGTCGGTTACATGATCGGCCCGCCGTATCGTCGACAGGGTTTCACGCGCGAGGCGCTGGCACTGATCCTGCCCTACCTCTTTGAGCAGGAGAATATCAACAAGGTCACCGCGCAGACCGGCGCCTTTAATCAGCCGTCGCTCGCGCTGCTGGAGCATTTCGGATTCCAGCTTGAAGGTCGCTTGCGCCAACATCACTGGTACAACGGCGTCCTCTATGATGACCTCCTCTACAGCCTGCTGGCCGCGGAATATGGCACCCGACCTGCAACCTGACATCTGGAGCAGATGCCCCACCCTTTGTGGCACTGCAGTTGAGTTGCTGGGTGGACCTCATGGGGAAGTCCTTGCTGACGGCGTGCAAGGACATTAGTTTAGACGCGGCAAGCCAATGAAAGCATCGTTGTTCATCGTAATGATCTGGTCCGCTTTTCTTCTGTTCTTCAGCTTGTTAATTGGCGGATATCTGAGATGGCTTCTCCCAAATGATTTCTATGGCTTCACTATACCCTTTGTCGCATGCGCTCTTGGATGCATAATTCTCTCAGCACGGGAATTGTTGTTGGATCAGCCGCGACGGCAAAGAGTACGAACGATTGTCACGATGCATGGTCTTCTAATCATTCCAGCCTTCATGGCCATAACGGTCTGGCCAAGATCGGACGATGGACCTGGATTGGGCTGGATCTTCTTTGTTCTCATAGGCTCGGGGGTGGCCACAGTAATCGCGTCGATCATAGGCATAGTTGCCTTGATTAGAAGGCTCAAGGCCGTGCGCAAAGTGAGTTCGTAGTTCCGAATCACATACTGCTGACGATCTACAGATCTTCACGAAAAAGACGTGTCTCCGGAAGTTGGTGCCTGGTCTGCGTGCCCCCATTACTCCACGACCATCATCACCGGCAGGCAAACCCGGCCCCTACGGTGTACAAGAGCATCCATCGGCAGCGGTGCGGTCAGGAAGGGATTCCTGACCGCGCGATGTATCCCGGCGCCGCCATTCCTGACCGCGCGGGAGCAGCGGGCGGGGACGAGCACCGCCCCGACGCTGTGATCCAGGGCCGGGCTATTTCCCCGCGAATTTGACGATGACATTGCCGGAGGCGTCGCAGAGTTCGAGGTCGCCATTGCGCAAATGGAAGGTGACGGCGGCCTCCAGCGCCGCGAGAAACTGCGTCTCGCGCTCCATCGCGCCCGCGCA
This sequence is a window from Candidatus Zixiibacteriota bacterium. Protein-coding genes within it:
- a CDS encoding GNAT family N-acetyltransferase, with product MQPINLIGPRVIVRDMIADDIPLWYTWYWESNPEMTTCRPFTRKPIEQVVEHVKEHFEKRDVIFLAVRRRNDDEFLGRLTLFNLNERNHSIEVGYMIGPPYRRQGFTREALALILPYLFEQENINKVTAQTGAFNQPSLALLEHFGFQLEGRLRQHHWYNGVLYDDLLYSLLAAEYGTRPAT